One window from the genome of Nitrospinota bacterium encodes:
- a CDS encoding DUF1249 domain-containing protein, whose amino-acid sequence MDLHFDRLYEEDGSVIIALAHYFKQNGDMCSDPDMQLRVYPEHRMAEALTFQQANPPVYQEVYPAPGKVNPRLKKKLNSFLSTWLRNCVSQGHRFTSSVEG is encoded by the coding sequence ATGGACTTACATTTCGACCGGCTTTACGAGGAAGACGGCTCCGTCATCATTGCCCTGGCGCACTATTTCAAGCAGAACGGGGATATGTGTAGCGACCCTGATATGCAACTCCGCGTCTATCCAGAACACCGCATGGCCGAGGCGTTGACCTTCCAGCAGGCTAATCCACCGGTGTATCAGGAAGTTTATCCTGCCCCCGGCAAGGTCAATCCACGTCTCAAAAAGAAGCTGAACAGCTTTCTTTCAACCTGGCTTCGCAACTGCGTCAGTCAGGGCCATCGCTTCACCTCTTCAGTGGAGGGGTGA